The sequence ACTTCGTGGCCTTTTTGAACTCTCTTCCTTCTGTGATCAACAGGGTTAGGTCGAAGAGGTTGAATGGGCAAAGGGGGAGGAAGCTTGGTTGGAGAAGTCTTCTCTAGTGCCTTGCCCCCAGCTTGTTCCATGACCTCTAGAAGATTGGTCCTGGGCTTGCATTGTATCCCCATAGCTTCTAGGATAGAGGAATCTTCTTGCATCTAGCTTACTTGAGCTAAAGGCAGGTAACTAAAGTCACCAGCAGAAGCCTTTGGAGATTGAGGTTGGTTGAAGACCCCGAAATCATCCTCGAAGTCAAGTACCTCGaccacttcttctttttcttcttcttcttgttcttcttcttcttcctctttggTGGCTGGCTGTAAGGGGGTGGCTTTGTCCTTGGCCTTGTACTAAAGAAATGCTCTACCTTCAGTACGCCCTATGGTTCTGAACCTGGGTTGAGGAAGCCCGACATAGCAACATTGATCAAGTGCAGGTGCGGGTCCTTTGTTTTGATTACACACTTCGGCGCCTGGAAACTTGATGAGAGGGGGTTGTAGCCGAGAATTAGATGTGCTGCTTGTAGCTAACCATCACTATGGACAAATACCTCAGCTTTAAGTATCTTGTCTAAgtaggggtgttcaccaaaccgcaTAAACCGCACAAACCTCAAAAGCCGCACCAAAACCACCTGCAAAATGGcataaccgcaccgcaccgtAAGTAATAGTGCACTGCAACGCATGGTGTAGTGCGgtttgcggttttataattaGAAAACCACACAAACCGCACCGCACCacaccctctctatatattaatatatttatttatttttaatattaaatatattattaatagtttaataaccctagttttcaaccaaaaaaaaaaaaggtttaattaccctagcaagtgttgactagaaaagccaacccaaaataaagaaaaactagctcaataattaaaaacttggcccaaaaaaagggaaaaattagttcTAGGCTGAGtaagaaaagcccaaaatttaaaaaatataccgATTTCAAACCACATATTATACATAGTATCGCACATGTGTCCGTAAAAATGAGGTGCGGTGCAGTTATGGTTGTGATTAAACTCTAAACTGCACCACACCACATATGTGATTGCAAAAACAAGGTGCGGTACAGTACTAAAAATGACCTAAAACTGCACCGCACCGCGAATACCCCTATGTCTAAGCTCAGCTGGTTGACAAGACTAAAGTTTGGAACGGCGGCGTGCTTATCTGCAAAACcattaagaaaacaaacaaaaaacaccataaaaaagggaaatggcacaaatcaaaggaaaaatcaatTACCAACATAAACGGAGAAAAATAGGTATAAAGTAAGTCAAAGGGAGAAAGGAGTGACTTTAAAATAATCAACCTAGACCTAAAACCCCACCTGGTATCCCCTCTCTCGTCGAGCAGGGGAGGCCATCGTGCCACTCCCATGAAACAATTAGGAAGTCTTTATTCATACCTttgttggagtcagggaggcaTAAGATAAGCCTAACTTCAAGGTACTTAGTTTTTAGGTTATATCCCTACCCTTTTAAGTGGTGAAGGTTATAGACCTAGTTGACATCGTGGTGGGTAAGGTTTAAGCCCATTTTCTAATTAAGGGCATCTACACTACCtaaaatcctaaacatgtttAGGGCACATTAGGTGGGAGCTAACCTATGACCCTTAGGTAATCCCTAGTGACTGTACCCATAAGGATtctcatccctccctctatgaaggcaattATTGGGATTTCCACTTCTCCCTCCTACCTATCGGTGTGCTAATCCCCTTCCTTACAGTACCTAATGGAGACTCTTGGCGggattctgtattaagctttaAAGCTCTCAATACTCTTTGCGGAGTCTACCAAGTAAGCAAATCTACCCATTTTTTCAGAGATAGGTGAAGGTGAGAAGAAGGTGAAGGGAAATTAAGAGGGCCGAGAAGAAGAGGATTCTGTGTAAAGAAAAGTAGAAGGAAATACAAATAGAAAGGGTTAAAAAGACTTACACAAAGAAAGATACTCTCCTCGGACCAGTTCTTGATATTTATGAGTGCAAAGGTTCAGTGAATGAGTGCAAAAGTGAAATGGAGGAAGTGTTCAAGCAATATTTGTATCAGAGAGGTGGACAAGCGGGAAAATTCCTGCCCAAGTTCCAATAAAATCCCCAGTCGTTGGATTCGCATCGCACCGTAGAACGTGAAGAACATGGAGCCGCAGTGATGTATGATAAGAGCGGGGTAATTGTGGTGATATCAAAATCCTCATTTCTTCTCAAGGAGCAAAAGAAGAGAATttcgaggggctattgtagggatgATAGACCTAGTAGTATAtattgggccaagggcccagtcTAAGGTCGCCTAGTGGTCCAAGTACGGGTAAACGCTGTTATGGAAGTTGGCATTAGTGAATAAAGAAAGGGGTCTGGTCATGATGGTCCAAGAAGGTGGTCCGAGAAGAAATGCTTCTTTGGCTGAGCAAAGCAGAGGTCAGAAGGCGCAATCTGCCATCCAAAAGCAATGTTCCAAGAGATTCTATTGATAAGGGTATACATCATAAAAGTGCAAGACAAAGGAAAtctatgaaatatctaagaaaaagtTGTCACCACTgcattaaatactctgcagctaactctctagctgcattaatgtggaagtgatgcctgaataGTGATAATTAGCCTTACAATTATTTATAGAGACTTcgggaaggtgctgatgggacaagaaTCAAAGCCAGCCACTTGGTCTACACGTAGAGGGTAGAAATGAAAGGGGAAGGATAGTACAAAAGGGAAAGAGGCCCTTGAGAACAAAGATCGAGGAATTAGGAGAAAAACACAGTAAGAACAAGAATAGGACTTgtaaccaaattcaaaaagatatatatacaAGAATTGATCTCCTAGGACTGTGCCGATGACAATTTTCTTTGGATAAAACCAatccatctttcttttcttgtgaTCTGGATCCATTATAATTGTTACCtaactcattagagcctagttttctgacacactctctacaaattcattgtattagacTCTTTGGGCCTAGATCCATTTACCTTTTGGGATTAAGAACAAAATTGTGCccttataataataacaataataataataataaagcttGCTAACGAAATGTAGTAAATCTAAAGGGTAATCCTAcggaattttaaaaaaatcaatcatagatatttttagttttgaaagATAAATGAGGCCCTTTTTGATAAATGAATGGTTTGAAATATATTGATAAACaatttttggttgtattttcttttgtttacaCACCAACaacaacgtttttttttttttttttttcgaatgcTAATTGGAATGGAAGTTTTGTTACATAAACACTCTATAATGGCATATTGCACATTTTTAGGTGAACTATTCTGTCATGGTTTGCTGTGTGTATAATTGGTTTAGCATTTTTATTACTTcgtattattttaatttaaaaagaaaatgtacagatttaaaaaaaagttactgtttatatatatatattagacaatgtacaatttcaaaagaaactataatttttcataaacttatttttaaagcaaaataaatcaataaaattaaatcatataaggcaaacactaaaaaacaacaaacacgTAAGAGTTCCAACGTGAAATCAGAGAATATTACTCTTTAGCATTTAGTGTGATACTATATCATAGATACAATTTAGGTTCGCCTACGTAtatgttttcttttcaagtatatcattttttattgtgataatattgGTGGgacatatatatgattataaaGCTCTGTGTTTCGAGCTATAGGACGAAGCACCTTTaagattgatttttattttgttaaagaaaCGATTGCCAGTGGTTGCATTAATGTATATGCTATATATCCCACAAAAGACTGGTTAGCCCACTTTCATCAAGGTGCTTCCTTTTGCCAAATTCTagatgataaaattcaacctaaaccttatttcaaattatacttAGTTATtgagcaaaaaacaaaaaaaacaaattgtgcACAAATTATTGCAAGCGAATTGTATACATATTTGCATGCATTGAGAACATTTTGTGTAATTATATGTGTCATTCCTTAATACAGTTGGTATTTATGCCATTCTTCATATAGTTGCTATAAATACATAGTTCCATACCCATCATATGTGGGGCTGAcagagtgaaattttttttagtcattcttTGCCTATTGATACTAAGAGTATAGGTTTTCTTATGCACAAGATCCCAAATACCTTTTTCATACAACATTTTAGAATGTTTAAGTAAATCATCTTTATACAATGTATTAAAAGCCAAATATATTAACTTCAAATACTAATAACTTGGGATAGTTTTAACTGATTTGGGTTTCCCAAGTAACACCATTTGTAAGTACCTTACAGAATCAGAGGACATACCAAACCAATGTCACATAATCACatcttgaaaaaagaaaaaaaagaaaaaaagaaaaagaagagaaacttGAGCAATAACAACGATTTTAATATTAGACACCCCTGCTTATGTTTCCATGTAGTGccaatttgattttgttaacCTTGGTCACAACGTCCTTGATGTTTGGTCTTTCATCTGGTGATTCTTCAGAACATCTTAAGCCTAATTCTAAGATAGATAAAAGAACAGTTTGCATACTAGTTACATCTCTTCCATCTTCAATCATGATTAAACCATCATCCACAACCTCCATTCTATCTGGAAGTGATGCAATCCATTGCCTCATAGCTAGTTCTCCAACAAACATTTCATTAATGGGTTTCTTTCTTGTGATGATCTCCAACAATATTATTCCATAGCTATAAATATCACCTTTGGTTGACACTCTCCCTTCTGAGCCATACTCTGCCAAGCTCACATTTGTCAAGATGTCAATAAGTTAGTGGTCCACATCCTTGCCAACAGGAGAGAGAATAACCTTATAAAATTAACCATTCACACattcatgcaaattttttatttaatttttaaatcttttttattgtATCCATCCATTATCAATATATTGATGTATATATGTAGATttgatttattgaaaaaaaaattatgatatgatCAAGATGTGTCCATTTGCTATTATCTtgattctaataaaaataaaaatacatttgatAATATGTTCTTAGGGTTTACCTTTGTTATAGgagtatatatgtatatattattttctgcTTCAGTTACCCAAGATAAATTTGAAGACAGTTACATCTCTTAGGCAGGTGGTTTAGTGGTAGGAATTCAAATGATCCATCACACATGAGAGTCTTGGAGTTGTGGATTCAACTAGTAGCAAGTCTCATTTGTTTCTAGGTGGTTTCATGCCATAATGCAATAATGGGTTTAAGTGGTGTAAAAATAGCAACCATACTTGcaagctttttttaaaaaaaaattctataaaatataaacacatCTTCGAGTACCTACCTATCCATTTGTGTCTTCATTTCCAATAAATAAAggaacacaatatttttcacaacttttattttaagtattGACATCACCAGATCTACCATGACCACTATATTGTTTAGTGTCAATGGCTATAAAGTTGGCTCTAATTAATATGTGGCGTAAGGCAAGCCAAACATTACCGTAGTTCTATTAACAAGTCCAATATTGAAACTcacacaaaatttattttattgaacaaattcATATTTGATTAGTGAGCATGGTTCATATAACAAATGGCCTTaatacaaattatttatttactttcttaaaataataattttgtagaATAAATTAACACCAGTAACCCTTACATAAGAGAGACTAACAAGTAATCTATTAATTATCCATTGAACCTGTCACACTATAGTTTAAAGTGTATGTTCATATGTATCTAATACAATTACAAAACTGAGCTGTGAACTaccaaaaaaattgttaatatttaaaattgtatCTATTAAAGCTACGCACAAAATTAGCCAGGTAATTAAATATATAGACAAAAGTGAATTCAATTACCTGGTGCAATGTAGCCAACTGTACCGAGAGTTTTGGTTTGTGTTGCGTCCTTGTTTAGGgctaaaatttttgcaatgCCAAAGTCACTAACATGTGCAACCATGTCCTCGTCCAAAAGAATATTGGAAGGCTTCAAATCACAATGCACCACAGATTCGGATTGACCATTGTGGAGATATTCCAACGCTAATGCAACATCAACCATGATGCTTACTCTTTGGACAAGATTCAAGCAGTTGTTATGAGAGTATAACCACTTTTCAAGGCTACCATTTGACATGTATTGAAGCACCAAAGCTCTAAACTCAAGGTTGGAGCATGTACTAATGACTTTAACAAGATTCCTATGTCGGATTGCCCTTAACACCTTGCATTCAgtatcaaaacttttgaaagcACCCTCCAATTGCAGGTTTAGAACTTTGACAGCAATGATAGTCCCATCAGATAGTATCCCTTTGTACACACAACCAAAACCTCCTGTTCCAAGCAAGTTGCTCTCACAAAAGTTGTTTGTTCCACGAGAAAGCTCTTGATATGATATCATTCTATGATCCACTGTAGGCAATGTGATAGGCAAGCCTGGAATCTGCATGTTACAATGTGGATGTCTTCTTCGCATTATGACCAGTGCTGCAAAGATTATAATTGATGCAATGGCAGGAACAATATATTTGAGCAAAACTTTTTTCACCCTTGATCCAAGAGAAGTTGGACTTGTACAAGGTGGAACTCCAAAAATTGGATTCCCACAAAGTGCTTCATTACCTAAAAATGATTCTGTGGTGAAGTTTGCAAAAGGTCCAGTGGATGGAATCTCTCCCGATAGCTTATTGAAGGACAAATTCAAATACTTGAGATATGGAAGTGTCTCAAGAGATTTTGGAATAGCACCGGAGAGATTATTGTTTGAGAGATCTAGCTGATCCATTCCCCTCAATTGTCCAAAAGATTGTGGAATGTTTCCTTGGAATGAGTTCTTTGACATGTTTAGATAACTTAGGCTCTCAAATGCACCAATGATACTGGGAATATTTCCAGTAATTTGGTTACAGGATAAGTCCATGACAACAATAGTGCGCAATTTTGTCATGCTCGGAAACAAACTTCCGCTGagaaaatttgatgataaatccAAGAATAACAGGTTTTGAAGACTCCACAAATTCAATGGGATTGATGATGTCAGTGCGTTATAACTCATGTTGAATTTTTGCAAAAGACTGAGGTTTCCAATGCAATTCGGGATGGATCTTGAGAGACTATTAATAGAGAGCGACAATTCTCCCAAGTTCTTTAGTTGACAAAGTTGTTTTGGAATGGATCCTTCAATCAAGTTCCTGTCAAGAAACAATCTTTGCAATCTCTCCAATCCCCCCAAAGTGGAAGGTATGTTTCCGGTCAAACTATTAC is a genomic window of Quercus lobata isolate SW786 chromosome 2, ValleyOak3.0 Primary Assembly, whole genome shotgun sequence containing:
- the LOC115973981 gene encoding LRR receptor-like serine/threonine-protein kinase EFR, which gives rise to MERSCIFLLLVFLLMQPCILQLSQSSNNFTDQSALIAFKSQIAIGPNNTVFAGGNWSTTTNFCEWFGVSCSRRRQRVTALNLSYVGLHGTISPHIANLSFLVSLDLKNNSFSGFLPHEISHLHRLRKLHLSNNLLEGSIPPTINNCQKLEYLYLDNNTFSGGIPKELGMLPKLRGLHLWRNNLSGTIPLSLSNMSSLEILTLGVNSLTGPFPLVIFNFSFLTTLGLTQNHFSGTLPMNLCTQCPNLLGLYISDNEFSGKLTSQFNNCTELSVLSLSYNKFDGSIPKGFGSLEKLEILYLGGNNLTGNIPPTISNLSMLQMFGIEVNNVKGGIPSDLWRLQNLKSLKFALNDLTGTIPQNIFNITSLQLLSLAGNSLSGNLPLDTWISCPYLEILELDINKISGHIPSYLSNISSLFSVDFSKNFLSGHIPRNLGNLKNLQWLGLSDNQLTAEPGHQDHSFLLSLTNCRFLEELYLSVNSLNITIPEAIGNFSLSLKAFSANENQIKGKIPMGIGSLKNLYSLDLSGNSLTGNIPSTLGGLERLQRLFLDRNLIEGSIPKQLCQLKNLGELSLSINSLSRSIPNCIGNLSLLQKFNMSYNALTSSIPLNLWSLQNLLFLDLSSNFLSGSLFPSMTKLRTIVVMDLSCNQITGNIPSIIGAFESLSYLNMSKNSFQGNIPQSFGQLRGMDQLDLSNNNLSGAIPKSLETLPYLKYLNLSFNKLSGEIPSTGPFANFTTESFLGNEALCGNPIFGVPPCTSPTSLGSRVKKVLLKYIVPAIASIIIFAALVIMRRRHPHCNMQIPGLPITLPTVDHRMISYQELSRGTNNFCESNLLGTGGFGCVYKGILSDGTIIAVKVLNLQLEGAFKSFDTECKVLRAIRHRNLVKVISTCSNLEFRALVLQYMSNGSLEKWLYSHNNCLNLVQRVSIMVDVALALEYLHNGQSESVVHCDLKPSNILLDEDMVAHVSDFGIAKILALNKDATQTKTLGTVGYIAPEYGSEGRVSTKGDIYSYGIILLEIITRKKPINEMFVGELAMRQWIASLPDRMEVVDDGLIMIEDGRDVTSMQTVLLSILELGLRCSEESPDERPNIKDVVTKVNKIKLALHGNISRGV